A portion of the Streptomyces erythrochromogenes genome contains these proteins:
- a CDS encoding phosphotransferase, with amino-acid sequence MRELARMQKASGRTVGIHLTHGGEYFGLLGPYEVDGGWWSSAAPVVERVSQELGVPVVVLRLAHAPSDGSSGHGGHVLYHVEALERPAGSTPRQVTPDVAALLGPAERRAGWATTAGLREALDWAEEMLDEAGRPAAGRPEQVRTWNLSGLFRFHTADGGEAWLKTVNPAFNAPEGLVIALLGSVDPTLVPTVLGSAPEHGRLLLDHVSGEDLWRPSAEEVVAVVPRLVAAQAALAADGRAAAAGLRDRTLPTLVAHVNALLDRLVAERATSPGPGPDGAGEQPGDRLTAEELAAARALAARLPALVEELTACGLPNTLVHGDFHPGNWRSDGTLAVIVDYADSAFGHPALDGLRPRQYVDGERWTQIAEVWARAWREHVPGSAPERALELVEPLFHLAYAVRYQEFLDHIETSERPYHETDPVSEVRRALACVRPGLTDH; translated from the coding sequence ATGAGAGAGCTTGCCCGGATGCAGAAGGCGAGCGGTCGTACGGTCGGCATCCACCTCACCCACGGGGGCGAGTACTTCGGCCTGCTGGGCCCGTACGAGGTGGACGGGGGTTGGTGGTCGTCCGCCGCGCCCGTTGTCGAGCGGGTTTCGCAGGAGCTGGGGGTGCCCGTGGTGGTGCTCCGGCTCGCCCACGCGCCGAGCGACGGCAGCAGCGGGCACGGCGGGCACGTGCTCTACCACGTCGAGGCGCTGGAGCGGCCGGCCGGCTCGACACCGCGTCAGGTGACGCCGGACGTCGCCGCGTTGCTGGGACCGGCCGAGCGCCGGGCCGGCTGGGCCACGACTGCGGGACTGCGGGAGGCCCTCGACTGGGCCGAGGAGATGCTGGACGAAGCGGGCCGGCCTGCCGCCGGCCGGCCCGAACAGGTCCGGACGTGGAACCTGTCCGGCCTCTTCCGCTTCCACACCGCCGACGGCGGCGAAGCCTGGCTGAAGACGGTCAACCCCGCCTTCAACGCCCCGGAGGGCCTGGTGATCGCGCTGCTCGGCTCCGTCGACCCCACGCTGGTGCCGACCGTCCTCGGCTCCGCCCCGGAACACGGCCGGCTGCTGCTCGACCACGTGTCCGGTGAGGACCTCTGGCGCCCGTCCGCCGAGGAGGTCGTCGCCGTGGTGCCCCGGTTGGTCGCCGCCCAGGCGGCCTTGGCCGCCGACGGCCGGGCCGCCGCGGCCGGACTTCGGGACCGTACCCTGCCCACGCTGGTCGCCCACGTGAACGCACTGCTCGACCGGCTCGTGGCCGAGCGGGCGACGTCGCCCGGGCCGGGGCCCGACGGGGCTGGGGAGCAGCCCGGGGACCGGCTGACGGCCGAGGAACTGGCGGCCGCCCGGGCGCTCGCCGCGCGGCTCCCCGCGCTGGTCGAGGAGCTGACGGCCTGCGGGCTGCCGAACACCCTGGTCCACGGCGACTTCCACCCCGGCAACTGGCGTTCCGACGGCACCCTGGCGGTGATCGTGGACTACGCCGACTCCGCGTTCGGTCACCCGGCCCTGGACGGGCTGCGCCCGCGTCAGTACGTGGACGGGGAACGATGGACGCAGATCGCCGAGGTGTGGGCGCGGGCATGGCGGGAGCACGTACCCGGCTCGGCGCCGGAACGCGCGCTGGAACTGGTCGAGCCGCTGTTCCATCTCGCGTACGCGGTGCGGTACCAGGAGTTCCTTGACCACATCGAGACCAGCGAGCGGCCGTACCACGAGACCGACCCGGTCAGCGAGGTCCGCAGGGCGCTCGCCTGCGTGAGGCCGGGCCTGACGGATCATTGA
- a CDS encoding protein-glutamine gamma-glutamyltransferase, translated as MYKRSGFLALTTVGIVLCTAGLTPSVSQAAGGTGDGKGSYADSNGLTADDVRLINALNEAALDLGRPGKTPGGDLPSATESLRASAAAGDRVTPPAEPLDRMPDAYRAHGDRATTGISNYIRKWQQVYSHRDGRVQQMTEQQREQLSYGCVGVTWVNSGPYPTNKLAFASFDEEKHRNALENTGPRPGETRAEFEGRIAKQSFDETKGFNRARDVASVMNKALESAHDESAYLSNLKAELTKNGDALAAEDSRSNFYSALRNTPSFKDRNGGNHDPSKMKAVIYSKHFWSGQDPRSPSDKRKYGDPDAFRPHRNTGLVDMSKDRNTSRSPAKPGESFVNFDYGWFGDQKETNPDNTIWTHANHYHSPEGGMGPMQVYESKFRNWSSGYTDFDRGTYIVTFIPKDWNTAPAKVKQGWP; from the coding sequence ATGTACAAACGTTCAGGGTTCCTCGCCCTCACCACAGTGGGCATCGTGCTGTGCACCGCTGGTCTCACGCCGTCCGTCAGTCAGGCAGCCGGCGGTACCGGCGACGGGAAGGGTTCCTATGCCGACAGCAACGGCCTGACAGCGGATGACGTCAGGCTCATCAACGCGCTGAACGAAGCGGCCCTTGACCTGGGCCGACCGGGCAAGACCCCCGGCGGGGACCTGCCGAGCGCCACCGAGTCCCTCAGGGCCTCCGCCGCGGCCGGCGACAGGGTGACGCCGCCTGCCGAGCCGCTGGACCGCATGCCCGACGCCTACCGGGCCCATGGGGACAGGGCCACGACCGGCATCAGCAACTACATACGCAAGTGGCAGCAGGTCTACAGCCACCGCGACGGGCGAGTGCAGCAGATGACGGAACAGCAGCGGGAGCAGCTGTCCTACGGGTGCGTCGGCGTCACCTGGGTCAATTCAGGCCCCTATCCGACGAACAAACTGGCCTTTGCGTCCTTCGACGAGGAGAAGCACCGGAACGCTCTGGAGAACACCGGCCCCCGGCCGGGCGAGACGCGGGCGGAGTTCGAGGGGCGCATCGCCAAGCAGAGCTTTGACGAGACAAAGGGATTCAACCGGGCCCGAGATGTCGCATCCGTCATGAACAAGGCCCTGGAAAGCGCCCACGACGAGAGCGCCTACCTGAGCAACCTCAAGGCGGAGCTCACCAAGAACGGCGACGCCCTCGCCGCCGAGGACAGCCGTTCGAACTTCTACTCGGCCCTGAGGAACACCCCGTCCTTCAAGGACAGGAACGGGGGCAACCACGACCCGTCCAAGATGAAGGCGGTCATCTACTCGAAGCACTTCTGGAGCGGGCAGGACCCCCGCAGCCCCTCCGACAAGCGGAAGTACGGCGACCCCGACGCCTTCCGCCCCCACCGGAACACCGGCCTCGTCGACATGTCGAAGGACAGGAACACCTCACGCAGCCCCGCCAAGCCCGGCGAAAGCTTCGTCAACTTCGACTACGGCTGGTTCGGGGACCAAAAAGAAACAAACCCTGACAACACCATATGGACCCATGCCAACCACTACCACTCGCCGGAAGGCGGCATGGGGCCCATGCAGGTATACGAGAGCAAGTTCCGCAACTGGTCGTCCGGATACACGGACTTCGACCGCGGAACCTACATCGTCACCTTCATACCCAAGGACTGGAACACCGCGCCCGCCAAAGTGAAGCAGGGCTGGCCGTAA
- a CDS encoding DUF1266 domain-containing protein, whose protein sequence is MTLTAGHGEGVLPGPTASARGWQAPSAVERGLYEAKARGDWPAYYDLVARADLYMMQSRAYVDANAGNTRFHPYWNPQTQTVCLAVYTGGMLPPPVADPVYNCYDLGWFAEVWNENDPPYLVVNPGSPCEGVLPAGPEGRALWQRHSAPVERPGLAQDVVHTLEVGGPRTGTVAFGLAVGAHINVRNGRYWNSMAYHGCGYREEKRTLERWWGVTTREDWQETQEQLLRAGMVSGVWEFALQLRRSMALDFAGPVDVDHWRQATENVVRRRAEAAAEPRVTADGVTPGRAVTDAELEGQVTGLQRLVGRIARYEARFRADGLLPEGGFVRSVEAWDYGRASGMARWGLAARLCSLQEAEAAVVRAGRLVQLNYRSWEDFSAAYVLGRCLHFDEEEFGEWYETVLATHRALTTDPASPWRTLDWT, encoded by the coding sequence ATGACTTTGACAGCAGGTCACGGGGAAGGAGTCCTGCCCGGTCCGACGGCATCGGCGCGGGGCTGGCAGGCGCCGAGCGCGGTCGAGCGGGGGCTGTACGAGGCGAAGGCGCGCGGCGACTGGCCCGCGTACTACGACCTCGTCGCCCGGGCCGACCTGTACATGATGCAGTCGCGGGCGTACGTCGACGCGAACGCGGGCAACACCCGCTTCCACCCCTACTGGAACCCGCAGACCCAGACCGTGTGCCTGGCCGTCTACACCGGCGGCATGCTGCCGCCGCCCGTCGCCGACCCGGTCTACAACTGCTACGACCTGGGCTGGTTCGCGGAGGTCTGGAACGAGAACGATCCGCCCTACCTCGTCGTCAACCCCGGCAGCCCCTGCGAGGGCGTCCTGCCGGCCGGGCCGGAGGGCCGCGCCCTGTGGCAGCGCCACTCCGCCCCGGTCGAACGGCCGGGGCTGGCGCAGGACGTCGTCCACACCCTGGAGGTGGGCGGCCCCCGCACCGGCACCGTCGCCTTCGGTCTCGCGGTCGGCGCGCACATCAACGTGCGCAACGGGCGCTACTGGAATTCGATGGCCTACCACGGCTGCGGCTACCGAGAAGAGAAGCGCACGCTGGAACGCTGGTGGGGCGTCACCACCCGCGAGGACTGGCAGGAGACGCAGGAACAGCTGCTGCGCGCCGGGATGGTCAGCGGGGTATGGGAGTTCGCCCTGCAGCTTCGCCGGTCCATGGCCCTGGACTTCGCGGGCCCCGTCGACGTCGACCATTGGCGCCAGGCCACGGAGAATGTCGTGCGCCGACGTGCCGAGGCCGCCGCCGAACCCCGCGTGACCGCGGACGGCGTCACCCCGGGCCGCGCCGTCACCGATGCGGAGCTGGAGGGCCAAGTGACCGGCCTTCAGCGGCTGGTCGGCCGCATCGCCCGCTACGAGGCGCGGTTCCGCGCCGACGGCCTGCTGCCCGAGGGGGGCTTCGTCCGGAGCGTCGAGGCCTGGGACTACGGCCGGGCCTCCGGCATGGCCCGCTGGGGACTGGCCGCCCGCCTGTGCTCCCTGCAGGAGGCGGAGGCGGCCGTGGTGCGGGCCGGGCGTCTCGTCCAGCTCAACTACCGCTCGTGGGAGGACTTCTCGGCCGCCTACGTCCTGGGCCGCTGCCTCCACTTCGACGAGGAGGAGTTCGGCGAGTGGTACGAGACGGTCCTCGCGACCCACCGCGCCCTGACCACGGACCCGGCCAGCCCGTGGCGCACGCTCGACTGGACGTGA
- a CDS encoding pentapeptide repeat-containing protein — protein MGCRGLIVAPYDACLTHLPEPSRATYLARLAPDSEIDHSGTTFTGDLLQRLLRALGDPNSGQLLVSHARFEAATFSDTAGFGGVAFTDVWFDGAVFSGDAVFRGASFAGNAGFRSATFEGSAGFSKAVFSRAADFGGAVFALDARFDNAAFADAAFMGAAFSGDAWFGAATFSRDAHFDHATFAEASFRRARFSGNAGFGGAAFSGRALFDNAVFSGGASLRGAVFSGDAAFGGAHFVGDTRFGAATFSRSADFRGVTFAGDAWFGVVTFSGSVRFSSATLAGNARFDATTFSGKAAFHGTTFSGDARFVGAEFSDSADFSGAICSGEAAFSGATFSGDAVFGAATFSAGALFNGATFKSLSQLGPLACQGQLDLSGAHFGRPVTIEAATAFLTCVRTRWDSTATLRLRYATVDLTDAVMEYPLSVATRPSDFTYERRPVDESGLAGADPSARITSLSGVDAAHLALTDVDLSACRFTGTFHLDQLRLEGRCDFAAAPAGLHRHGAFPVRWTQRRTLAEEHHWRAATGSTAWTPAPSGTPTQQPAALAPVYRQLRKSFEDAKNEPDAADFYYGEMDMRRHDGDRPRSERALLTLYWAVSGYGLRASRALGWLVAAMAATVLIMMLWGIPEPAPLTVTTGHLTGQNISLATENPTPVNPSGPLPSRLTPQRWEKSLRIVVNSVVFRASGQNLTTTGTYAEMASRLTEPALLGLAVLAVRGRVKR, from the coding sequence GTGGGCTGTCGTGGCCTCATCGTCGCCCCGTACGACGCCTGCCTGACCCACCTGCCAGAACCCTCCCGCGCGACGTACCTGGCACGCCTGGCCCCGGACAGCGAGATCGATCACTCCGGCACCACCTTCACCGGTGATCTGCTGCAGCGGCTGCTCCGCGCGCTCGGCGACCCGAACAGCGGGCAACTGCTGGTCAGCCATGCTCGCTTCGAAGCCGCCACGTTCTCCGATACGGCTGGCTTCGGCGGAGTGGCCTTCACGGACGTCTGGTTCGACGGGGCGGTGTTCTCCGGCGACGCCGTCTTCCGCGGGGCATCGTTCGCCGGTAACGCCGGGTTCAGGAGCGCGACGTTCGAAGGCAGCGCCGGATTCAGCAAGGCGGTGTTCTCCCGTGCTGCGGACTTCGGCGGGGCGGTCTTCGCCCTTGACGCCCGCTTCGACAACGCGGCCTTCGCCGACGCTGCGTTCATGGGGGCGGCCTTCTCCGGCGACGCATGGTTCGGAGCGGCCACATTCTCCCGCGACGCCCATTTCGACCATGCCACGTTCGCGGAAGCCAGCTTCCGTCGTGCGAGGTTCTCCGGGAACGCCGGGTTCGGCGGAGCGGCCTTCTCCGGCAGGGCTCTCTTCGACAACGCGGTGTTCTCCGGCGGCGCCAGCCTGCGCGGGGCGGTGTTCTCCGGTGATGCCGCATTCGGCGGAGCTCACTTCGTCGGCGACACCCGTTTCGGCGCGGCGACGTTCTCCCGCAGCGCCGACTTCCGTGGCGTGACGTTCGCCGGCGACGCCTGGTTCGGCGTGGTGACCTTCTCCGGCAGCGTCCGGTTCAGCTCGGCGACACTCGCCGGAAACGCCCGCTTCGACGCTACGACGTTCTCCGGGAAGGCGGCATTCCACGGGACGACGTTCTCCGGCGACGCTCGCTTCGTCGGGGCGGAGTTCTCGGACAGCGCCGACTTCAGCGGGGCGATCTGCTCCGGTGAGGCGGCCTTCAGCGGGGCGACCTTCTCCGGCGACGCCGTCTTCGGCGCGGCGACGTTCTCCGCCGGGGCCCTCTTCAACGGCGCGACCTTCAAGTCCCTTTCACAACTGGGCCCGTTGGCCTGCCAGGGGCAGCTGGATCTCTCAGGCGCGCACTTCGGCCGTCCGGTGACCATCGAGGCGGCAACGGCCTTCCTCACATGTGTCAGGACCCGCTGGGACTCCACGGCCACGCTGCGTCTGCGCTACGCGACCGTGGATCTCACAGACGCCGTCATGGAGTACCCGCTGAGCGTGGCGACGCGGCCGTCTGACTTCACGTACGAGCGGCGACCGGTCGATGAGTCCGGTCTGGCCGGCGCGGACCCGAGCGCCCGGATCACCTCGCTGAGCGGTGTGGATGCGGCGCACCTGGCGCTGACCGACGTCGACTTGTCCGCCTGCCGATTCACCGGCACCTTCCACCTCGACCAGCTCCGCCTCGAAGGCCGCTGCGACTTCGCGGCCGCCCCCGCCGGCCTCCACCGGCACGGAGCCTTTCCGGTCCGCTGGACACAGCGCCGTACCCTCGCAGAGGAACACCACTGGCGCGCTGCCACCGGCTCGACCGCCTGGACACCCGCACCTTCCGGGACGCCCACCCAACAGCCTGCCGCCCTCGCCCCCGTGTACCGCCAGCTGCGGAAGTCCTTCGAGGATGCCAAGAACGAACCCGACGCAGCAGACTTCTACTACGGTGAGATGGACATGCGCCGCCACGACGGCGACCGTCCCCGATCTGAGCGCGCGCTGCTGACACTGTACTGGGCCGTATCCGGCTACGGTTTGCGTGCTTCCAGGGCCCTTGGCTGGCTCGTGGCAGCCATGGCCGCCACCGTCCTGATCATGATGCTGTGGGGCATTCCCGAGCCCGCCCCACTGACCGTGACAACCGGCCACCTGACCGGGCAGAACATCTCACTGGCCACGGAAAACCCCACCCCCGTGAACCCTTCCGGCCCTCTGCCCTCCCGCCTGACCCCCCAGCGCTGGGAGAAGTCCCTGCGGATCGTCGTGAACTCGGTCGTCTTCCGCGCCTCCGGCCAGAACCTCACCACAACCGGCACCTACGCCGAGATGGCATCCCGTCTCACCGAGCCCGCGCTGCTGGGGCTTGCGGTGCTCGCCGTTCGTGGCCGAGTCAAGCGATAG
- a CDS encoding VOC family protein has protein sequence MRLDHVSYAVARDSFVSTVQWIGSALGAGFVDGGVHPRFGTRNFILPLSGGTYVEVVTTLDHPAADRAPFGQAVARRAAEGGGWLGWVVSVDDIAPVEARLGRTSAEGHRVRPDGFDLRWKQIGLLELLEDPQLPYFLQWLVPTEERPSAGPRTSTTIHGVSIAGDAASIAEFLGEPADHPLDQIDVTWVEDEEPGLVSVEFATARGPVTI, from the coding sequence GTGCGACTTGATCACGTGTCCTATGCGGTGGCCCGCGACAGCTTCGTCTCGACCGTCCAGTGGATCGGGTCGGCCCTCGGCGCCGGGTTCGTCGACGGGGGAGTGCACCCGCGATTCGGCACCCGCAATTTCATTCTGCCGCTGAGCGGCGGCACCTACGTCGAGGTCGTCACCACACTCGACCACCCCGCCGCCGACCGCGCACCCTTCGGCCAGGCGGTCGCGCGCCGCGCCGCCGAGGGCGGCGGCTGGCTCGGTTGGGTCGTCTCCGTCGACGACATCGCCCCGGTCGAGGCCCGCCTCGGCCGCACCTCGGCCGAGGGGCACCGTGTCCGCCCCGACGGGTTCGACCTGAGGTGGAAGCAGATCGGCCTGCTGGAACTGCTGGAAGACCCGCAACTTCCCTACTTTCTGCAGTGGTTGGTGCCCACCGAGGAGCGCCCGAGCGCTGGCCCGCGCACCTCCACCACCATCCACGGGGTCTCCATCGCCGGCGACGCCGCATCCATCGCCGAATTCCTCGGCGAACCGGCCGACCACCCCCTCGACCAGATCGACGTCACCTGGGTCGAGGATGAGGAACCGGGCCTGGTCTCGGTCGAGTTCGCCACCGCCCGCGGCCCGGTCACGATCTGA
- a CDS encoding Imm49 family immunity protein, producing the protein MPHARRDSASQPADLAHMDALCGYLAPARGHLPRDWPRVTLTKPSTDARLDAALALDAAHAVSPDQRLLRVLLRDDQTAFERALDERLAQHRAGVGGDPAPGSLLPLGAIALAALAVQVHGWDLQGRSAYLPAALLKALSG; encoded by the coding sequence CTGCCCCACGCCCGCCGGGACTCCGCCTCTCAGCCGGCCGACCTCGCACACATGGACGCCCTGTGCGGCTACTTGGCCCCGGCCCGCGGTCACCTGCCCCGGGACTGGCCACGAGTGACGTTGACCAAGCCGTCGACGGACGCGCGCCTCGACGCTGCCCTGGCCCTGGACGCCGCCCACGCGGTGAGCCCCGATCAGCGGCTGCTGCGCGTCCTGCTCCGCGACGATCAGACCGCCTTCGAAAGGGCCTTGGACGAACGCCTGGCGCAGCACCGAGCCGGCGTCGGCGGGGATCCCGCGCCCGGAAGCCTCCTCCCCCTGGGCGCGATCGCCTTGGCCGCACTCGCCGTGCAGGTTCATGGCTGGGACCTGCAGGGCAGGTCCGCATACCTTCCCGCCGCGCTGCTGAAGGCCTTGTCAGGCTGA
- the istB gene encoding IS21-like element helper ATPase IstB — protein MQRQVADRESKGTMMRIRTAHFPQVKTLEDFNLDHLPSLRRDVLAHLATGTFVAKAENVILLGPPGIGKTHLAIGLGVKATQAGYSVLFDTASNWIARLATAHQAGRLEAALKKIRRYKLIIIDEVGYIPFDQDAANLFFQLIASRYEQGSVMVTSNLPFGRWGETFSDDVVAAAMIDRLVHHAEVLTLTGDSYRTRQRRELLNKENGAGRR, from the coding sequence CTGCAGCGGCAGGTCGCCGACCGCGAATCTAAGGGCACCATGATGCGGATCCGCACCGCCCACTTTCCGCAGGTCAAAACACTGGAGGACTTCAACCTCGACCACCTGCCATCGCTGCGGCGCGACGTCCTTGCCCACCTTGCGACCGGCACGTTCGTCGCGAAGGCCGAGAACGTGATCCTGCTGGGGCCGCCCGGCATCGGGAAGACCCACTTGGCCATCGGCCTCGGGGTCAAGGCCACCCAGGCCGGCTACTCGGTCCTGTTCGACACCGCCAGCAACTGGATCGCCCGCCTCGCAACAGCCCACCAGGCCGGCCGCCTGGAGGCCGCGCTGAAGAAGATCCGCCGCTACAAGTTGATCATTATCGACGAGGTCGGCTACATCCCGTTCGACCAGGACGCGGCGAACCTGTTCTTCCAGCTCATCGCGTCGCGCTACGAGCAGGGCTCTGTGATGGTCACCTCGAATCTCCCCTTCGGTCGGTGGGGAGAGACCTTCTCGGATGACGTTGTGGCCGCCGCGATGATCGACCGCTTGGTCCACCATGCCGAGGTCCTCACGCTGACCGGGGACTCCTACCGCACCCGCCAACGACGCGAACTGCTGAACAAGGAAAACGGCGCTGGACGCCGGTAA
- a CDS encoding YwqG family protein: protein MQTALMIYDGSAPADSDVPRTGGVPLAPAGFAWPLCGCGGPLQFFAHLPVEDCVLSVFLCQNDPGACEFWDASSSANRVYLFPREELRPVAVPEAGLTLLPATSAIRTHVVTIDPEEACDEEGIEPDAYDLARSGWKREPEERFGEQREVLGSLGGSPSYLEDDRLPVCPSCTGTMEFAAHLEEGRTRETAMNLGGQLGYVFVCRPCREGAFLTG from the coding sequence ATGCAGACAGCGCTGATGATCTACGACGGCTCCGCACCGGCCGATTCCGACGTCCCGCGCACCGGGGGCGTGCCGCTGGCTCCTGCTGGCTTCGCCTGGCCCCTGTGCGGCTGCGGGGGGCCGCTTCAGTTCTTTGCCCATCTCCCCGTCGAGGACTGTGTCCTGTCGGTGTTCCTGTGCCAGAACGACCCCGGGGCGTGTGAGTTCTGGGACGCGAGTTCCAGCGCGAACAGGGTCTACCTGTTTCCCCGGGAGGAACTGCGGCCGGTAGCCGTACCCGAGGCTGGACTGACGCTGCTGCCTGCCACCTCGGCCATCCGCACCCACGTCGTGACGATCGACCCCGAAGAGGCCTGCGACGAAGAAGGGATCGAGCCCGACGCCTACGACCTGGCCCGCTCGGGATGGAAGCGGGAACCCGAAGAGCGATTCGGGGAGCAGCGCGAAGTGCTCGGGTCACTCGGAGGCAGCCCCTCCTACCTTGAGGACGACCGCCTGCCCGTGTGTCCCTCCTGCACCGGCACCATGGAGTTCGCGGCACACCTGGAGGAGGGGAGAACCCGGGAGACCGCGATGAACCTCGGCGGTCAGCTGGGCTACGTCTTCGTCTGCCGCCCTTGTCGCGAGGGAGCCTTCCTCACCGGCTGA
- a CDS encoding MerR family transcriptional regulator yields MDSDTLYSIGELSRRTGLTVKTIRFYSDKGIVPPTERSPAGYRLYGLDALARLDLARTLRDLGLDLATVRKVLDREASVPEVTEAHANALDVQIQTLRLRRAVLRAIARRGPTTMEMDLMHRLATLSQAERRRLVSGFVDVTFKGLHANPEFVSLMRTSMPELPDDPTPEQVEAWVELAGLCQNADFRVTIRRTAEDQAEEPSPQDVSTLHDALNQAMRERIDEAESSGLLPASAEGASLTDSLGGLYAHAFERAGESDLRRWLLARLQTTADPHVERYWQLLAMINGWPASPTLAPVYSWFTTVFAKSDDDDRKRLMR; encoded by the coding sequence ATGGACAGCGACACGCTCTATTCCATCGGAGAACTATCCCGCCGGACCGGCCTGACGGTGAAGACCATCCGGTTCTATTCCGACAAGGGCATCGTCCCGCCAACCGAACGGAGCCCGGCGGGATACCGGCTCTACGGCCTCGACGCACTCGCACGCCTGGACCTGGCCCGCACACTGCGTGATCTTGGGCTCGACCTGGCGACCGTGCGCAAGGTGCTGGACCGGGAGGCGTCCGTACCGGAAGTCACGGAAGCACACGCCAACGCCTTGGACGTGCAGATCCAGACTCTCCGCCTGCGCCGGGCAGTACTCCGCGCAATCGCCAGACGCGGCCCCACCACCATGGAGATGGACCTCATGCACCGACTCGCCACGCTCTCCCAGGCCGAACGACGCCGTCTGGTATCCGGCTTTGTCGACGTCACCTTCAAAGGCCTTCACGCCAACCCGGAGTTCGTGTCCCTGATGCGAACCTCCATGCCCGAACTCCCCGACGATCCCACGCCCGAACAGGTCGAGGCCTGGGTGGAACTCGCCGGACTCTGCCAGAACGCAGACTTCCGTGTCACGATACGCCGCACAGCTGAGGACCAGGCGGAAGAGCCTTCCCCGCAGGACGTCAGCACCCTGCACGACGCTCTCAACCAAGCGATGCGTGAACGAATCGACGAAGCGGAATCCTCCGGCCTCCTGCCGGCCTCCGCCGAGGGCGCATCCCTTACAGACTCACTGGGCGGCCTCTACGCCCACGCATTCGAGCGTGCCGGCGAAAGCGATCTGCGCCGCTGGCTCCTCGCCCGCCTGCAGACAACCGCCGACCCACACGTGGAGCGCTACTGGCAGCTCCTGGCAATGATCAATGGATGGCCCGCATCACCAACGCTTGCTCCCGTTTACTCCTGGTTCACCACCGTCTTCGCCAAGAGCGATGACGACGATCGCAAACGTCTGATGCGATGA
- a CDS encoding NADP-dependent oxidoreductase: MRAMAYETYGGTEVLSETRLPRPKFGPGEVLVRVKCAAVNPVDWKIMAGGLDPLMDVVYPVVPGWDVAGTVEKVGIDVPEYAEGDEVIAYARKDYVHGGTFAEFVTVPVRALAHKPASLSWAEAAGLPLAGLTAYQLLTRLGTGKDDIVLIHGAAGGVGSLGVQIARSLGARVIGTASPRNHDRVRELGAEPVEYGDGLADRVRALVPDGPTVVADFVGGVGAVTREVLHDDGRHASIADPSVLGSGGEWIWVRPVGSDLAELGRLADSGQLKVPVAKTFPLSELAAAFELSQGGHTAGKIIIEV; this comes from the coding sequence ATGCGGGCGATGGCGTACGAGACGTACGGCGGGACGGAGGTGCTCTCCGAGACCCGGCTGCCACGGCCCAAGTTCGGCCCCGGCGAGGTCCTCGTCCGGGTCAAGTGCGCCGCAGTCAACCCCGTCGACTGGAAGATCATGGCGGGCGGCCTCGACCCCCTCATGGACGTGGTCTACCCCGTGGTCCCCGGCTGGGACGTCGCCGGCACGGTCGAGAAGGTCGGCATCGACGTCCCCGAGTACGCCGAGGGCGACGAGGTCATCGCCTACGCCCGCAAGGACTACGTCCACGGCGGGACCTTCGCCGAGTTCGTCACCGTGCCCGTACGCGCGCTCGCGCACAAGCCCGCCTCGCTGAGCTGGGCGGAGGCGGCCGGACTGCCGCTCGCCGGGCTCACCGCCTACCAGCTGCTCACCCGCCTCGGCACCGGCAAGGACGACATCGTCCTCATCCACGGCGCCGCCGGCGGCGTCGGCTCCCTCGGTGTGCAGATCGCCCGCTCGCTCGGCGCCCGCGTCATCGGCACGGCGTCCCCCCGCAACCACGACCGGGTGCGCGAACTCGGCGCCGAGCCCGTCGAATACGGCGACGGGCTGGCCGACCGCGTCCGCGCCCTCGTGCCCGACGGGCCCACCGTCGTCGCGGACTTCGTCGGCGGCGTCGGCGCAGTCACCCGGGAGGTCCTCCACGACGACGGCCGGCACGCGTCCATCGCCGACCCCAGCGTGCTCGGATCCGGCGGCGAATGGATCTGGGTCCGCCCCGTCGGCAGCGACCTGGCCGAACTGGGCCGGCTCGCCGACAGCGGGCAGCTGAAGGTGCCCGTCGCCAAGACCTTCCCGCTGTCCGAGCTGGCGGCCGCCTTCGAGCTCAGCCAGGGCGGCCACACCGCGGGAAAGATCATCATCGAGGTCTGA